In Leptotrichia wadei, the DNA window TTCGAAATAGAGGATTAGAATTTGATTCTGATAAACTTGATAATGTCTTAAAAAAATATAATTATTTTGATTTGTTCAATGGATTTGAATCATTACTGCTAAGTTCATCACATCCTAAAAAATACATCAACATAAAATTAGAAGATTTTTTAAATTTATATGAATTTGATGAACTATTTACAGCAAGATTATTACGTTATTTAAATAGATTTGAAAAAAGTTTAAAATCTTCTATTTCATATCATTTTACAAGCATGTACTGTAATACAATAAATGATACTATGCAATATACTAATAAAGAAAATTATATGAATCCAAAAGAAACAGATATTAATAACAGAAAATACTGTAGGTATTCAAATAATTATCCATTTGCAGGTTATCAAAATAAAGGGATCTATAATGAATTTGATAATTTTTGTTTGTTTAAGCCATATTTTTTAACTAATCTTGTTGATAAGAATGATCATATCAAGATAGATTTTTATACTGATACAAATTATAATGCGCCATCTAATGTTGCGATATATAGGGATATTAATCATAATCTGAATTATAATGTAGCTGTTCCATTTTGGGTTGCTATTGAAACACTTACATTCGGAGAAACACTTAGAATATTACATTATTTAAAAGATGAAATAATGGAGAAAGTTTTAGAAGATTTTAAATTATCATTACCTAAAAGAACGATATTTTTAAATATGGTTGATTTTTTATTGTGTTTAAGAAATAGTTGTGCACATAATTCTTTAGTAAATAGATTCAGAACACCCAATAAATATAAAGTAAATGCTTTCTTAGTTTCTACATTTAACTTAAATCCTAGTAATACTGATAATTCACAATATTCTATTTTAAAATTATTTGATGTTATGAAATTGTTGAGTTATTTTGAAAACATTTATGAGCTAAAAGAAATATTAGATGATATGATTAGAAAGAATAGAGATTGTTTGGGATTTGATAAAGGTGATAAATTAAACAAAAAAATATTAAAAAGAATGGGATGTGAAGATTATTTACAATGGGAAGAATTGTTTTTAAGAAAATTTGAATACATGTAAGTCATGATTTAAGAATATGTAAAAAATTCTTGACATAAATTACTAAATAAGTTAAAATGATTTTAACAAATGAAAGGCTCTTAAGAGCATTAAGTAATGAAATCATTACTTTCGAAGAAAATCTCCATGCAGAATGTATGGGGATTTTTAGGTTATTATATTTTTTTTTATGGGAAAAATAAATTAAGTGGATTACCTTAAAAAATTTCAGTTAGTTAAAATTGGAATTTTTGAGTATTATTTTTCAAATGAAAAGGGCAGAAAAATGATTCAGTTTTGCGAAGTGTAACGCTCGCATTACGAACTCATTTTTTTGCCTGAAAAGCCCTCGGCGTTTGAGAGCTCGGCAGTAATTTTTGAAAAAAATGACAGGCGAGCCATTCATTTTTAATGAATGGAGGAGCTTTGCAAAGGGCTTCGCCCTCTTGCATTGCGACTGGCCGATACAAAAATTGAGCAGTCCCGAAACTTACGATTTGCAAGAAAAAAAGAATACCCTAATGCAAGAGTATTCTTCTACAAAATCTACTATGGACGAGCTTTATCAAATACGAAAGAACTATGGAATTTATATGAGTAAGGAGATGGAGAGATAAAAACATCTCCCTTCTCCTTACACAGATAGTCTTTCTTTAATATAAGAAATCAATCCTGGCGGAGTATCTGCATACGCAGACAACTCACAAATTATGTCTGATAAATTCAAATGTATTTTTCTCTTTTTTGAAAATAATTTTCTATTATGCTTTTTACCTGCATCTTGAAATATATTTCTAAATATAGGTGTTAGAGCTTGAGTGAAATATTTTCCTCTTATTTCATTTACTGGGTTTGTTTTTAATACTTCTATCGCATTGTTCATTTCCCATTCAGTAGTCTCAATTGAATCTTTGACCAATCTCTCAAAATCACATATTTGATTTAGGTTTTTAACCACACTATATTCTTTTAAAGGTGTCATTTGTGGAAACTTTCCACAATCTTTAGACTTTTTTATTTGCAAAGAGTACCATGCATTAGCATAAATAATTTCTTCAATGATTTCATTTCTTTTATTTACTATATGATCAAAAACAATTTTAAAATCTAAACTATCCTCTTCACTTTCTTCAGAAAATCCAACAACTCCTATCAACATCCTCTTTATAGCAGAATCTGTAAAATAGTAATTCTCTATTGAGTATGAGGATGTAATGTATATACTATCAGGGATATCTTCATTATCATCATAATCACGATCTATAAAATATAAGTTCTTCTTATCATCTTGAATTGCAGTTTGGTTAGCAATCATTTCTTGAATGGTTAACACATTCATTTTACAATTACAATGAAAAACGCCATATTCCTTATCCCCAATATGTGATGATACCCTGCTAACATAATACTTAAAATCATCCTTCCCTTCAAAAAATAAAAATATATCTTTTTTACTTTTTGAAGAAATATAACTTTGAAAAATAGACTCTATACAGTCAGATTCGTTCTCCATAACATCCAACAAACTCACAGAACTACACCTCCTTATATTTATCAAGTTCAATAACAAATTTTCTGTATTCATTCTTGAATATAAATGGAGAATGTGTTGTCGCAATCATTAATCCGATTTTTTCAGAATTAAAAATATCTTTCAAAAATTCTTTCTGCCATTCTATGGATAAAGATATTTCAGGTTCATCAATTATAAATATGCACGGTGTTACTACATCCAAATAAACTTTTGAAAAAATAGAAATTACTTGTTTTTCGCCTGATGATAAATCTTCAAAATCAATTTTTTTATCATTACAATCATAAACATTCATAGTCAAAAGTGTTTCGTCATATATTATTTTTTTACCAGATAGATATTTTGTGCACACATCTGAAAAAT includes these proteins:
- a CDS encoding Abi family protein — its product is MAIKIFESRENLKNKLRNRGLEFDSDKLDNVLKKYNYFDLFNGFESLLLSSSHPKKYINIKLEDFLNLYEFDELFTARLLRYLNRFEKSLKSSISYHFTSMYCNTINDTMQYTNKENYMNPKETDINNRKYCRYSNNYPFAGYQNKGIYNEFDNFCLFKPYFLTNLVDKNDHIKIDFYTDTNYNAPSNVAIYRDINHNLNYNVAVPFWVAIETLTFGETLRILHYLKDEIMEKVLEDFKLSLPKRTIFLNMVDFLLCLRNSCAHNSLVNRFRTPNKYKVNAFLVSTFNLNPSNTDNSQYSILKLFDVMKLLSYFENIYELKEILDDMIRKNRDCLGFDKGDKLNKKILKRMGCEDYLQWEELFLRKFEYM
- a CDS encoding DUF4435 domain-containing protein translates to MSLLDVMENESDCIESIFQSYISSKSKKDIFLFFEGKDDFKYYVSRVSSHIGDKEYGVFHCNCKMNVLTIQEMIANQTAIQDDKKNLYFIDRDYDDNEDIPDSIYITSSYSIENYYFTDSAIKRMLIGVVGFSEESEEDSLDFKIVFDHIVNKRNEIIEEIIYANAWYSLQIKKSKDCGKFPQMTPLKEYSVVKNLNQICDFERLVKDSIETTEWEMNNAIEVLKTNPVNEIRGKYFTQALTPIFRNIFQDAGKKHNRKLFSKKRKIHLNLSDIICELSAYADTPPGLISYIKERLSV